One window of the Ictidomys tridecemlineatus isolate mIctTri1 chromosome 11, mIctTri1.hap1, whole genome shotgun sequence genome contains the following:
- the LOC101954411 gene encoding olfactory receptor 10J1 has protein sequence MKRENHTLVSEFIFQGFSSFREHQLSLFVLFLALYILTLAGNIIIVTIISLDRHLHTPMYFFLSMLSASESAYTLVIIPKMLCDLTGARQPISLAGCATQMFFFATLAINNCFLLTAMGYDRYVAICNPLRYTIIMSKRVCFQLVGGACSIGLVVAVTQVSAVFRLPFCATKVAHFFCDIRPVMKLSCIDITVNEILTFVISVLVILIPMGLVFISYILIISAILKIASAEGRKKAFATCASHITVVIVHYSCASIAYLKPKSENTRDEDQLISVTYTVITPLLNPVVYTLRNKEVKDALCRAIGRTLS, from the coding sequence ATGAAGAGAGAGAATCACACTTTGGTGAGTGAGTTTATTTTTCAAGGTTTCTCCAGCTTCCGTGAACACCAGCTCTCACTCTTTGTCCTATTCCTTGCACTGTACATATTAACCCTGGCAGGCAATATCATCATCGTGACCATAATCAGCCTGGATCGTCatctccacacccccatgtacttcttcctcagtaTGCTCTCGGCTTCGGAGTCAGCGTACACACTTGTCATTATACCAAAGATGCTCTGTGACCTCACAGGTGCCCGTCAGCCCATCTCCCTGGCTGGCTGTGCCACCCAAATGTTCTTTTTCGCCACTTTGGCCATTAACAACTGCTTCCTGCTCACGGCCATGGggtatgaccgctatgtggccatctgcaaccCCCTGAGATACACAATTATCATGAGCAAGAGGGTGTGCTTCCAGCTGGTGGGGGGGGCCTGCAGCATTGGCCTCGTTGTAGCAGTGACACAGGTGTCAGCTGTGTTCCGACTGCCCTTCTGTGCCACCAAGGTGGCCCACTTCTTCTGTGACATCCGGCCCGTGATGAAGCTCTCCTGCATCGACATCACTGTCAACGAGATCCTGACTTTCGTCATCAGTGTGCTGGTGATCCTGATTCCTATGGGCTTGGTTTTCATTTCCTACATCCTCATCATCTCCGCCATCCTCAAGATTGCCTCTGCGGAGGGCCGGAAGAAGGCCTTCGCCACCTGTGCTTCTCACATCACCGTGGTCATCGTCCACTACAGCTGTGCCTCCATCGCCTACCTCAAGCCCAAGTCGGAGAACACCAGGGATGAGGACCAGCTGATCTCTGTGACCTACACGGTCATCACGCCCCTCCTGAACCCCGTGGTCTACACCCTGAGGAACAAAGAGGTCAAGGATGCTCTGTGCAGGGCTATCGGCCGAACACTCTCCTGA
- the LOC101970794 gene encoding olfactory receptor 10J1 produces MRRANRTEVKEFLFQGFSNFQEHQLTLFVVFFSLYMLTLAGNVIIVTIIRLDHRLHTPMYFFLSVLSTSETFYSLVIIPRMLSSLVCPNQSISLEGCAAQLFFFLGFAITNCLLLAVMGYDRYVAICNPLRYPIVMHWRVCATLASSVCTTGFLLSLVQTVAIFRLPFCSSLIEHFFCDVRPVLDLACATPIINDILTLIISLLAITAPATFLFVSYVLIISTILKIASAEGRKKAFATCASHLTVVIVHYGCASIAYFKPKSENTRDQDQLVSVTYTVITPLLNPVVYSLRNKEVQDALRRVVGRKSLS; encoded by the coding sequence ATGAGGAGAGCCAACCGTACGGAGGTAAAAGAGTTTCTTTTCCAAGGTTTTTCCAATTTCCAAGAACACCAGCTCACGCTCTTCGtggtctttttttccctctacatGCTGACTCTGGCTGGCAATGTCATCATTGTGACCATTATCCGATTGGACCACcgcctccacacccccatgtacttcttcttAAGTGTCCTGTCCACTTCGGAGACCTTCTACTCCCTGGTCATCATCCCACGCATGCTTTCCAGCCTGGTGTGCCCAAACCAGTCCATCTCTCTGGAGGGCTGTGCAGCTCAGCTCTTCTTCTTCCTTGGTTTTGCCATCACCAACTGCCTGCTGCTGGCAGTCATGGGGTACGATCGCTACGTGGCCATCTGCAACCCACTTCGCTACCCCATCGTCATGCACTGGAGGGTCTGTGCCACGCTGGCCTCTTCggtctgcaccacaggcttcttGCTTTCCCTGGTTCAGACGGTGGCCATTTTCAGACTGCCCTTCTGCAGCTCCCTGATTGAGCATTTCTTCTGTGACGTCCGGCCTGTCCTGGACCTGGCCTGTGCTACCCCCATCATCAACGATATCCTGACCTTAATTATCAGCCTTCTGGCCATCACAGCCCCTGCCACCTTCCTGTTCGTCTCCTATGTTCTCATTATTTCCACGATTCTCAAGATTGCCTCGGCTGAGGGCCGGAAGAAGGCCTTCGCCACGTGTGCCTCGCACCTGACGGTGGTCATCGTCCACTACGGCTGTGCCTCCATTGCTTACTTCAAGCCCAAGTCAGAGAACACCAGGGATCAGGACCAGCTGGTGTCGGTGACCTACACTGTCATCACCCCTTTACTAAACCCAGTTGTGTACAGCCTGCGGAACAAAGAAGTCCAGGACGCTCTGCGCAGGGTAGTGGGCAGGAAATCCCTTTCCTAA
- the LOC101971086 gene encoding olfactory receptor 10J3: protein MPKPNSSFVTEFAFEGFSSFGWRHRLVFFVVFLTLYLLTLSGNVIIVTIIRLDRHLHTPMYFFLSMLSISETCYTVAIIPHMLSGLLNPHQTIDIHGCATQLFFYLTFGINNCFLLTAMGYDRYVAICNPLRYSVIMGKRACAQLSSGSLGIGLGMAIVQVTSVFGLPFCDGFVISHFFCDVRPLLKLACADTTLNEMVNLAVSVCVLVLPMGLVFVSYVLIISTILKIASAEGRQKAFATCASHLTVVIVHYGCASVVYLKPKSQSSLGQDRLISVTYTVITPLLNPVVYSLRNKEVKDALRRALGRKPLSP from the coding sequence ATGCCAAAGCCAAACTCCTCTTTTGTGACTGAATTTGCCTTTGAAGGCTTCTCCAGCTTTGGGTGGAGGCACAGGCTTGTCTTCTTCGTTGTTTTCCTAACCTTGTACCTGCTGACTTTGTCGGGCAACGTGATTATCGTGACCATTATTCGGCTGGACCGTCACCTCCAcacgcccatgtacttcttcctgagCATGCTCTCCATCTCTGAGACCTGCTACACCGTGGCCATCATTCCCCATATGCTTTCTGGCCTCCTGAATCCTCACCAGACCATCGACATCCACGGCTGTGCCACCCAGCTCTTCTTCTATCTCACCTTTGGCATCAACAATTGCTTCCTCCTCACGGCCATGGGGTATGACCGCTACGTGGCCATCTGCAACCCCCTGAGGTATTCGGTCATCATGGGTAAGAGGGCCTGTGCCCAGTTGTCATCTGGGTCACTGGGAATTGGTCTGGGCATGGCCATTGTCCAGGTGACGTCTGTGTTTGGCCTGCCCTTCTGTGATGGCTTTGTTATTTCCCACTTTTTCTGTGACGTGAGACCCCTCCTGAAGTTGGCCTGTGCAGATACCACTCTCAATGAGATGGTCAACTTGGCTGTCAGTGTCTGTGTCCTTGTCCTACCCATGGGCCTGGTCTTCGTCTCCTACGTCCTCATCATCTCCACCATTCTCAAGATCGCTTCTGCAGAGGGTCGGCAGAAGGCCTTCGCCACCTGCGCCTCCCACCTCACAGTGGTCATCGTCCACTATGGCTGTGCCTCCGTCGTCTACCTCAAGCCCAAGTCCCAGAGTTCCCTGGGGCAGGACAGACTCATCTCGGTGACCTACACCGTCATCACGCCTCTGCTGAACCCCGTGGtgtacagcctgaggaacaaggaggtCAAGGATGCTTTGCGAAGAGCCTTGGGGAGAAAGCCCCTCTCTCCCTAA